AGATTGTATATCCCGATTACCGAAAATTCAGATGACCTTTTTAAAGCTGAATCTAAATAAATGAAATATTAAGCGACTGCAATAAAAGATGGATTTATTGACAGTGAAAGAGGTGCTTGAATTACTCAAGCACCTCTCTTTTATTTTATAAACAATTATCTCTCTGTTTTTTGCGGAATTACTTTTGGACGATCTGTCTGATTCGATAGAATCCAGCCAGTGCGATACATCCAGTCTGTCATTTTATGCAGTTTGACAAAATCTATATTCTCCGACTCATCCATTGGAGTATGATATTGACTGTGCAAAACACTTGTAAAGAAAACTGCTGGAATATTTTTTCTAGCGTAAGGCAGATGGTCTGATCTAAAATAAAAGAACTCAGGATGCTCCGGTCTGTCCCAAAGTTTATCAAGTTCGAATTTTGGCCCTTCATCATTGGCTTTTTTAGCTACAGCCACAAGATCAGGAGAATTTTGATGCGGGTCGCTGGATCCTAAAAGTGCTGCTTGATTGATATCATTTCTTCCAATCATATCACCATTTAAAACCGCAATGATATCTTTTTCAGGTACTGTTGGGTGCGATGCATACCAACTAGAACCTAGTAATCCGCGTTCTTCTGAGCCATGAAACACAAACAAAGCGGATCTTTTTGCGGGCTGTTTCTTGTAGGCTCTCGCAATAGCGAGCATAGCCACACAAGTACTTGCATTATCATCTGCTCCGTTGTAGATAGAATCTTGTCCGTATTTCTGCCTTACGCCATCGTGATCTTGATGGCCGCTGAAAAGAACATATTCGTTCTTTAATTTAGCATCTGTTCCTTCAATTTTTCCAACAACGTTTACAGATGGATATTTATAGGTTTCTGAAATTACTTCGGCAGATAAAAGTTCTTTTGTGTTTTTAAGAAAATCTAATTGATTATTATGAACCCAAAAAGCAGGCATTCTAGGAGGAACAGGCATTTTATCGCGGTAACCTTCAATACCATAAACACCTCGTTTCATTTGAGGTTCTACTTCAGACCAGCTTTTTTCGCCCAATTCATCTGCAACGATAATAAGGGCTGCCGCGCCTTTATAAGCTAAATCTTCGTAATATTTCTGCTTGACAAAACCAGGATAACGTCTTTCAAAAAGAGAAATATTATCTGCAATTCCCTCTTTAGAAGCCAATATTACAACTGCTTTTCCTTTTACATCTGCTTTTCTGATTTCTTCAGCAGAAGCGTTAGCTAAAAACAATATTGGAGCTTCCACTTTTTTAGTAGTCGTTTCAGCAACTAGCACTTCACTCCATAATTTAAATTCTTTTTGACCGATTTTAAATTTGGTGTTGTTGGTAACCTGATGTCGGTATAAATCAAAAAATTGAAAAAAAGTACCATCATCACCAGCAGGTGACATTCCGGCTTCTTTTGCCTTCTCTGCCAACCACATAGAGACTTTTAATTCGTCCAAAGTACCTGCTTCGCGTCCATTAAAATGGTCGCCAGCCATTTGGTACATATCTGTTTTAAGATCCTTTAAAGTTATAGCACTAACCAAAGGTTTTTTGACTGTCTGCGAAAAAATCACATTACAGCTTAAGCTGAATAATAAAAACAACTTTTTTTTCATAATTAAAAATCAAATTAAAGATTGAATAATTTTCTGATAAAAAAAGAAGAGCCTGAAAAAAGGACAAATCTATATTTTTTATAAATATACTTCAAAAAAGATTGAAAATTTAATTGTATTCTGCTCAATTTTCAATTAAAACAAGACTTAACCTACAATATGTTAAACACCACTACAAGCACCTTTTGAATCTTATGCAAAAGAGGCTTACTTATTTTTACAATAATTTATTATTTTAATCATAAAATGGTAAAATAACATTTTTCGAGGCTTGTTATCGATAAATAATCTTCAATTCAAAAAAAATAAATAATATTGCTGAATTGATTGTTACCAAAAACATGGCTCAAAATTTCAATATTGACGAAAAAAAACTTCTTCTTGAATTATCTCAAGGAAGCGAGCTTGCGTTTACAAATGTGTACAATCAATATAAAAATAATGTCTATTCGACTGCTTTACGAATTACGAAATCTAAAATTCAAGCAGAAGAAGCTGTTCAAGACATCTTTTTGAAGATCTGGCAAAATCGCGAAAACTTGGTTGAAGTAACCCATTTTGAGAATTATCTTTATATAATCTCTCGTAATCATTTATTCAATTCAATTAAAAAAATCGCTCGCGAAACAAGTCAAATTTCTCCATTCGATCAAAAAGAAACAGGTATTATTGATACTGACAGCAATATTAAAGACGAACAATACAATACAATTTTAAACCAGATTGTAGAGCAGTTACCTCCTCAGCAGCAAAAAGTCTATCAAATGGCAAAAAGGGATGGCCTTAGTCATCAAAAAATTGGCGAAGATTTAGGCATCTCAACAGAGACGGTAAAAAAACATATGGCTCAGGCTTTAAAATTTATACGTCTTAAAATTTCTCCATACATGAATATGTTCATGTCATTACTGCTATTTTTAAAGTTTTAGCCTAAAGGTTTTTCTTTCAAAAAGATTCAAAACTACATTTTTTTACATTTTTTTTACATTTTTTTCACTTTCGACTACTCCCTCCCCTTTTTTTAATGGTCTTTATATAAAAAGGGACATTTTTAAACGTGTCCTATCCCTAAAATTAGAAGGGCTGAAAAAAAAAAAAAAACTCCAAACTATCATTTACAAACAAGTACTAATTTAATTAACGAGACAAATGCAGCAAAAAAAGTTCGAAGAGTTATTTGAAGGCTATCTGCAAAATAATCTATCTGATGCAGAACAGCAGCAAATGATGAAGATAATGCAGCAGGGCGTGCATGATGATTTTCTGAAGGAAAAAATTCATGAGATGCTGAAAAGTGATTATGTTACAGATGTGATGGATAAAAAACAGAGTGATGATATTCTGAAGTACATTTTATCTAAACCACAGAATGAACCTAAGGTAGTGGATTTAAATCCGAAGAGAAAAACAAGAGTGGTTTTACAATCGCTTTTCGCAGCGGCAAGTATCGCTTTATTAATTGTTTTGGGAAATTCGTTGTTCTTTAAACAAAAAACGACAATTCCAACTATTATACCTGAAGCACCTGCTGTTGTAGCCCAAAATACTTTAATTGACTTTAGCGGGAAACAATTGGTACACCTTCCAGATGGTAGTACAGTTCTTTTAAATGATAACAGTACACTGAAATACGATAAAGATTCTTTTGATTCTAAAACTCGTGAAGTTACATTGACTGGAGAAGCTTTTTTTGATATTAAACACAATACAGAAAAACCTTTTATTGTACATACTGGTAAAATTCAGACTAAAGTATTAGGAACTGCTTTTAATATTAATGCTCAAAATTCTTCAGAAAATATAGAGGTTACAGTTGCACGCGGTAAAGTTCAAGTTGGCGATGTAGAAAAAGTATATGGTGTAATTACTCCAAATCAACAGATTAAAGTAAATAAAAGCACTTTAAACTTCGAACAAAACAATATCAGTTCGGCTATTGTAACTGAATGGAAAAGCAATTATCTGATTCTTGATGATCTTAATATGTCCGAAGCTGTTTCTCTAATAGCTCAAAAATATAAAGTACAGATTTTTATCTCGAACGAAAAAATTAAGAATTGCAGAATAACAGCGAGTTTCTTAAACGAAGAAGATTTAGATCATGTACTAAAAGTAATTAGCAGTGTTATCGAAACCGAATATCGTTACAATAAAGCCGGTAACGTTATTTTAGACGGAAAAGGCTGTGAGAAAGAATAAAGAATAAAGAGTAAAGAATAAAGAATAAAGAGTAAAGAAGCTGACTAACCTCCTACTTAGAAAGCTTGGAAAATAAATATTAACCTTAAAACAAAGACCAATTAACCAAAACTAAATTAAAAAAGCCATCCAGCTCCTACACCAGATGGCCGAGATTTTTAACAATTAATCCAGTAACCATTAAAAAACAAGCAAATTTATGAAATTACGCTGTAAAACAACCATGTTTGACAGTGAAAAGAATTCGTCTTTTTTTCACTTGTCAAAAAAAACCATTATGATTATGCGAATCAGTTTATTCCACATTTTCTTGCTGACCTGCGGCACTCATATGATCTTCGCAACCGAAATGAGCGGTCAGAATTTAGAGTCTATATCTGTTGACATTGAACTGCATAATCAGGATATTAAAACGCTTTTTAAAACGATAGAAAACAGAACGGGATTACTGTTCGCCTATCAGCCACAGATTATTAAAGATTTTCCAAAAGTGACTACTCAGCGTGGTCGTCGAACTGTTAGTGATATTTTAAACACTGTATTTCAAGGCACAAATTTGGTCTATAAACAAGTGGACAAAAATGTTGTAATTTATAAAAAAGAAGTTCCTAAAACAGTTGTATCAAAAACAGAAAATGACAGTGAAGCAAATTATATGCTTAATGGTAAAGTTTTAGATGAAAACGGCCAGCCTTTGCCTGGAGTATCTGTTGCTGTTGTTGGCGGTAATAAACAAGGCGTTTCAGACTTTGATGGTCAGTTTTATATTGAATTGCCGTCTGGAAAACATATCTTAAAAGTATCTTATTTAGGTTATAAATCGCAAGAAATTACAGTCGAAAACCAAACTTCGATTACTATCAAAATGCAGCCCGATTTAGCTAAACTGGATGAAGTTGTAATTATTGGATATGGAACAACAACTAAAAGAACTTCAACAGGATCAGTTGTTAAAATTACTTCTGAAGATATTGAAAAACAACCTATAACCAATATTCTGCAAAGTTTACAAGGAAGAACTCCTGGAGTTTTTGTTACACAGACTTCTGGTTATGCAGGAAGTAATATTAATATTAGCATTCGTGGTACAAATTCTATAGCAGGAGACAATTTACCTCTTTATGTAATTGATGGGGTTCCTTACATCTCTGATGATATAAAGGAACAAGTTCAATCGGATCGTGTTATTAGAGGAGCACAAAAAGCCACAAGTCCGCTGAATGTAATCAATCCAAATGATATTCAGAGTATCGAAATCCTTAAAGATGCTGATGCTACAGCGATATACGGATCCAGAGGTGCAAACGGAGTTGTACTTATTACAACTAAAAAAGGAGAATCTGGAAAAACTGTATTTACTTTAAATGCAAACTCAGGAATTTCTGAGGTTGCGCATATGGTAAAAACCTTAGATACGCCTACTTACCTAAATATGCTTCGTACAGCTTTGACCAATGCCAATGCGACCCCAAGTGCCTTTAGTACCGGAATTGCATTAACAGCTTTTGATCAAAATGCTTATACAAACTGGCAGAAAAAATTAATTGGCGGTTCTGCTAATTTTAATGATTATTCAGGAAGCTTAAAAGGTGGAAATGAAAACACTAATTTCTTATTAAGCAGTGCTTACCATAAAGAAACAACAGTTTTACCAGGAGATTTTGGATACAATAAATTCTCTACCAATTTTAATATCAATCATTATACTTTCAACAAAAAACTAAAGATAGGAGCTTCAGTTATTTTTGCTGCAGATAAAAATGTATTGCCTTATTATGATATAACGAATTATGCGGTACTTACTGCGCCAAATCATACCATTTACAATGCAGACGGAACTTATTACTGGTCACCGACTTATTTTAGTGATGTAAATCCGCTTGCTGCTTTAGACCGAAGAGTTGAGGATAAAGGAAACAATTTAATTACGAGTTTCAGTATTCAGTACGAAATTGCTAAAGGATTATCTTTTAAAACAGATTTAGGATACGGAAGAGCACAAATGATCTCAAAGCAAATCCTTCCAGCTTCTGGAATGAATAATGTGTATTATACGACAAATAATATTTCACTTAATACTTCAAGATCCTATACCGTTTCGAATAACAATACAAACAATTTTACCATCGATCCTCAATTAAATTACAATACTACGTTGTTTAAAGGAAACTTTACAGCGCTGGTTGGAGGTTCTTGGCAGAATAGAAAATCAGAAATGCCATCATATGTAAGTACATCTGGCTACAGTTCTGATAATCTTATTGGTATTACTGGTACTGCTGCAACTGTTACTTCATACAACGGAACATCTGAATATAAATACGCTTCTATTTTCAGTAGAATTAACTACAATTTCTTAAATAAATATATCCTGAATGTCAACTTCAGAAGAGACGGTTCTTCACGTTTTGGAGCAAATAACCGTTATGGAAACTTTGGTTCTGTGGGTGCTGCTTGGGTTTTCACAGAAGAAAAATTCTTAAGAGACAAATCATGGCTGAGTTTTGGTAAACTTCGTTCCAGCTATGGTGAAATTGGAAGTGATGCCATTGGAGATTACGGCTATGCAAATACCTATTCAACAGGAACATACGGAAATGGAAATGCTGCCATGACAGCAACAAGAATTGCAAATCCAAATTATCAATGGGAAGTAACTAAAAAGTTTGAAGCAGCTTTAGATTTAGGTTTCCTTGATGATCGAATTTCATTTAGTGCGGCCTTCTACAGAAATCGTTCCGGAAATCAATTAGTAAGTGCAACACTTAGTCCACAAGCTGGTTTTACAAGTTATCAAGCAAATTTAGCGGCAGAAGTAGAAAATAAAGGAATCGAATTTACTTTAAGTACTACTAACATCCGTAATAAAAACTTAAACTGGAGTACTTCGTTTAATATTTCTAAAAACTCTAACAAATTATTATCATTCCCTGGAATAGAAACGTCAAGTTATTACACTACTTATGTAGTTGGAAATCCTTTAAGCAGTAGATATTTATACAATTTTACAGGTGTAAATGCAAACGGAATTGCACAATTTGAAGATGCTAACGGAGACGGAAAAATCTCTTCAGGATTTGCTCAGACAGGAACTGGAGATAGAAAATACTATGGACCGTCTTATCCTAAATATTATGGTGGTATTTCAAACTCTATCAGTTATAAAAAATTCTCACTTGATTTCTTGTTCCAATTTGTAAAACAAGAAGGAAGAAGCCTCTTATCGTCTATCGCAGTACAGCCAGGATATCCTTACGGACTTGCTAATTATCAAGTTGATGAATACAATGATTACTTAGCGCAAGGCAATGTTTTAAGCTCTAATTACCAGGCTAGTTTCTTTAACTATGCAGGATCTACAGCTACAATTGTTGATGCTTCGTACATCAAACTTAAAAATGTAAGCGCATCTTATAACATTCCATTAGATCAAAACACGCAAAAATTCATCCAAAATATTCGTGTTTCATTACAAGGGCAAAACCTTGTAACCTTCACAAAATATAAAGGGTTTGATCCGGAAACTCAAGGTTTAAATTTACCTCCGTTACGTACCATTACTTTAGGAACACAGTTTACATTTTAAATCTAAAAGACATGAAAAATAATTCTATAAAATACTCTTATATATTTTCGTTTTTTCTTTTAATGGGATTAACGAGTTGCGATGAAATGCTTGACGTTGATCTGCCAAGCAATGAATTGTCTTCGGCTACAATATACGCTTCTGATCCTACTGCAGAAGCTGCTGTAAATGGAATTTACAATAGTATTAATGTTAGTACCTATTATAGTTCACTGCATTATGTTTTGGGACAAACTTCTGATGAGCTTATACCAAAAACGCAGCTGGTAAATGTTTATACTTCTAATGAAATGATTGACACTGATGGAACGACAAGCTCTATGTGGACTGAATTCTACAAAACGGTTTATAATGCCAACAATGTTATTGAAGGGATATCAGCAAGTAAAACATTAAGTGCTGCAAAAAGTAAAAACTGGATTGGCGAAGCTAAATTTTTAAGAGCTTACTGCTATTTTTACATGACCAATATTTGGGGTGAAGTCCCTTTGGTTTTAACCACAAATGTTGATAAATCCGCTTTGGCTCCAAAAAACACCCAAGCAGAAATTTACAATCAGATTGTTTTGGATTTGACAGATGCTGTGGCTGATCTTCCTGTAAATTATACATCTTATAATTCATTGCGAATTAGAGCTACAAAATGGGCCGCTGAAGCTTTATTGGCCAGAGTAAACCTTTACTTAGGAAAATGGTCTGAAGCCTCAACTTATGCAAGTGATGTAATCAGCCAAACGGGAACCTATAAAATGGTAACGGGGTTAACTGCAACAAATAGTCCTTTTATTGCTGACAATACCGAAGCAATATGGCAGATTCCTTATTTTAATACTACTTATACCTATGAAGGTGCTGCTTTGTTCTCTACAGCAGGAACTTATATGCTTAGAAAAGGAAACACAATGTTTGAAACTGATGACGCCAGAAAAACTAACTGGACAATTAGCGTAATAGCAAGTGACGGAACAACATTTTTAGCGCCTAGAAAATATAAAAATGCTTATGTTGCTTCTCCAGTAGAACGTTCAACGGCACTTCGTTTAGCTGAACTTTATTTAATTAGAGCCGAAGCTAGAGTAAAACTAAACCAAATTACTGGCGCTCAGGAAGACATTAATGTAATCCGTAACAGAGCTTTATTACCTTCTACTACATTAACAGATCCTACTCAATTGTCAGCCTTAATTGCTGCAGAAAGAGAACGCGAACTGTTTGCAGAATTTGGCCACAGATGGTTTGATCTTAAAAGAACTGGAACTATAGATCAAGTTCTTGGAGCAACTGCTGGAAAAATCTGGTCTTCTACAGACAGTCTTTTCCCAATACCAGAATCTGCAATTCGCTCAAATCCCTTTTTAACCCAAAATTCAGGATACTAAACATTAAAAGTAACGCAGGAATGAAATTGTAAAAACTCATTCCTGCGATTTTAAAAATCACTATGGAAACAACAACAATTGTAAGAGTTGAGGACTTGTCGCATCAATATAGTAAGGATTGGGCAATACAAAATATAAATTTCGAGATTAAAACAAACAGAATTTTAGGCCTTTTAGGATCGAACGGTGCCGGAAAATCTACTACAATGAATATTCTTTGCGGTGTTCTAAACCAAACCAGCGGTAATATTTTTATTGATGGAATTAACCTGAAAGAAAATCCTGTTGAAGCTAAAAAATTAATTGGTTTTTTACCGCAGACACCGCCTTTACATTTAGATTTAACAGTAGATGAATATTTGATTCATTGTGCAGAGCTGCGTCATGTAAAAAAAGAAGATTTAAAAAGTGCTTTAGAAAAAGCCAAAGAACAATGCGGTATTTCACATTTCAGCAATCGCTTAATCCGAAATCTATCTGGAGGATACCGTCAGCGAGTGGGTATTGCACAGGCTATTATTCATGAACCTAAATTAGTCGTTTTAGATGAACCAACAAACGGACTTGATCCTAACCAGATTTTAGAAGTTAGAAAATTAATTAAAAAAATCTCCAAAGACAAAGCCGTAATATTCTCTTCGCATATTCTATCTGAAGTTCAGGCAACCTGCCAGGATATCAGAATGATCGAGAACGGACACATGGTGTTTTCAGATACTTTGGATGCTTTTAATAATTATATCGAAGCAGATAAATTAACGGCTAGTTTTGAAAATCCGCCAAAAATTGAATCTTTAACAGCGATTTCAGAAGTTACTAATGCTGTATATCTTACTCCAAAAAAAGTACAAATTACTTTCGAAGGCACGCAGGAAGTTGCTGAAAAAATCGTTTCCCTAAGCGTTCATAACGATTGGAAATTACGTGAAATTCAATTCGAAAAAGTCTCTTTAGATGAGATTTTTGCACAATTATCTAAAAAAGCCCCTTCTAAAAACGCTACACTTTCTTAAAAACAAAACAAATGAAAACAATATATAGAATTGCTAAAACAGAGCTCAACACTATGTTTTACTCACCTGTTGCGTGGGTTGTTTTAGTGATATTTTCAATCCAGTCAAGCTGGAAATTTTTCAATACTATCGAACGTTTTGAAAAAGCACAAAAAATCGGTCAGAGCATGGACAATTTATCACAGATTGTTTTTTCAGGCTTTAGCGGGTTATATACCGAAATGCAGAATTACCTATACCTGTATGTTCCTCTTTTGACCATGGGATTGGTAAGCCGTGAAATCAACAGCGGTTCTATAAAGCTTTTGCTTTCTTCTCCCATTAAAATTAAAGAAATTGTATTAGGAAAATATTTAGCTATTGCTGCTTACTGTCTTTTATTCATTGCGATTTTGGGACTACAGGTTGCAATTGCTTATTTTTCTATTGAGAATCTCGACCTTAAATTTGCCATTTCTGGTTTAATTGGTTTGTACCTGTTGGTTTGCACTTATGCGGCAATAGGACTTTTTATGTCTTGCCTGACTTCTTATCAAGTTGTGGCTGCTATAAGTACACTTGTCGTTTTAGCAGGTTTAAATTTTATTGGAAAACTTTGGCAGGATGTCGAAATCGTAAAAGACATTACCTATTTCCTTTCAATCGCCGGGCGTGCCAATGAAATGCTGGAAGGATTGATTATCAGTAAAGATGTATTTTATTTTGTTTTAGTAAGCAGTCTTTTTATTGTATTAAGTATTTACAAATTACAAACAGGAAGAGATGCGCAGACCATTTCAAAAAGACTTTTAAAATATACTCTTTTAATCACTATTGTTTTATCGCTTGGCTATATCACATCAAGAGCACCTCTTACGCTTTATACAGATATGACAAGAAATAAAGACAATACACTAACAAAGAGCAGTTTAGATGTTATTGATAAGATAGAAGGACCTGTTAAGATAACGACCTATGTTAACTTGCTAGATATTAATTATTACATGGCAATGCCATACTCTCAAAATTCTGATATTGCGAGTTTTGCAAAATATACCCGTTTTTTGCCCCAAATAGAAATGGAATATGTTTATTATTACGACACTTCAACAAATGAAGCTTTGTATGCTCAAAATCCAGGATTAAACGACAAACAGCTTGCCGAAAAAATGGTCGAGTCGCAGAGTATGAAACTTAAAAAATTATATTCTCCAACAGAAATCAAAAAAATTATCGATTTAGGACCTGAACAAAATAGAGTGGTCAGAACAGTAGAATATAACGGAAAAAAGACCTTCCTAAGAATGTTTGATGACTTATTTAAAGTACCATTTGAAAAAGAAATATCCGCTTCATTAAAGCGTTTAGTTTCTAATCCTGTAAAAATTGTATTTGCAACTGGAAATATGGAACGCAGTATTGAAAAAAATGGAGATAAAAATTATAAAACTGGATTTAACGAAATAACATTTAGAAACTCGTTAATCAATCAAGGATTTGACGTTGTTTCTGTTGATATTAATGCGCAGAATATTCCTTCTGAAACTACTATTTTAATCATTGCGGATCCTAAAACACAATTAAGTCAAGGTGCTGTCGACCGTATTACTAAATATATTGATGAAGGCAAAAACTTAATGCTTTTGGCAGAACCTGAGACCAACTCAGCTTTAGCAGCGATTACAGATAAACTAGGAATCGCATTTACAAAAAAGACTTTAGTACAGGAAAGTGAAACAAATTCGCCTGATTTCTTAGTAACCGAGCTTCAAAAAAATGTTGATTCTACTGTAATCAAATTAAGTAAAATCAATAATCCAATTCCGTTTTTAGGGAGCAGTGGTATTACAACTACAAAAGATGCCGGATTTAAAGTTACGCCACTTTTAAAAACCAATAAGCAGCCAGCATGGGAATCTCAGGCAGGAATTACTTCAATTTCAGAAGATTTAAAGAAACAGCCTTCTTCAAAAGAAATTCCTCTTGTAACTGCTTTAACGAGAAACATCAATGGTAAAACACAAAAAATAATTGTTGCTGGAGATGCCGATTTTATGGGCAATGCCGAATTAAGCCGTGGTGGATCTGGAACTTTTCAATTTGTAACCGATATTTTCAGCTGGTTTAGTAATTATCAATTCCCAATTGATACTACTCGTCCTCAAAAAACCGACAAAAAAATCACGATTACTTCAAATCAAGTTTTCATTGACAAAATTTTGTTTATCGGAATCTTTCCATTATTGATCATATTAGGCGGTGCTTTTATACTTATAAGAAGAAATAGAAGATAAAATTCAAAAAAATGAATACTAAAAAAAATATCATCATTGCGATTATCGCCTTGTCTTTTCAAGGCGCATTTTCGCAGTTTAAAACCACGATTCCGCTGGACAAAAACGTTACGACTGGAAAATTAAAAAACGGTCTAACCTATTATATCCTGCATAACGAAGAACCAAAAGACAGAGCGAGTTTTTATTTTGTCCAAAATGTTGGTGCCATTTTAGAAGATGACAATCAAAACGGATTGGCGCATTTTCTAGAGCACATGGCGTTTAACGGAACGGAACATTTTAAAGGAAAAGGCATTATTAAAATGCTGGAAAAAAATGGTGTAAGTTTTGGTAAAGACATCAACGCGTATACCGCTCAGGACGAAACGGTTTACAACATCAGTACGGTTCCTGTTTCCAATGAAAAACTAATTGATTCTACTCTTTGGGTCTTACACGACTGGTCAGGTTCTCTTTCATTAACCAATGAAGAAATTGATGCTGAAAGAGGTGTCATCAGAGAAGAATGGAGAACTCGCCGTACAAGCGGTTTCCGTTTAAAAATGCAGACGGACCAGGTTTTGTACAAAGGTTCAAAATACAGTAAAAGAGATGTTATTGGTGATTTAAATATCATTAATAACTTCAAATATCCTGAATTGAGAAACTATTATAAAAAATGGTACAGACCCGATTTACAAGCTGTAATTATTGTGGGAGACATTGATGTAAAAGCAATGGAACAAAAGGTAAAAACTATTTTTTCTGGAATTCCTTTAGCTAAAAAAGCCACCGCAAGAACCTATACAGAAATTCCAAAACATGACGAATTGTACTTTGGAACAGCATCTGATAAAGAAGCTTCTTCAACTGCGATTACGTTACAATATGTTTTGGATGAACCTTTGGTAAAAGATAGTATTTTGAGCCGTAAAAACGTGATGAATTCTTTTTACACCAGTATTCTAAACAACCGTTTTAAAGAATTAATCTTAAAAAACCAAAGTGCCGCTTTAGGTTTAAAAACATATTTTGAACCTATTTCAAGATTAAATACATCTTTTAATATTTCGGCTTCGGCCAAAAAAGGAAAAACATTAGAAGCTTTTGAAGATGCATACACAGAAGCTGAGCGTTTAAAACGTTTCGGAATTGCACAGGCGGAACTGGATAGAACTAAAAAACTTTTCATAAGTTCTTATGATGATTTTATCAGTAATAAAGACAAAGTGGACAATGACAGCTGGGCTGATAAACTGACTAATTATTTCCTCAAAGCAAAACCATTCCTTTCTGCTGAAGATGATTATAAATTAATTGTTGGTATTATTAAAAGTCTTTCTTTAGAAGAAATAAATACTTACATCAAAACCATTCAGAAACCAACTAATCAAGTCATTTTAGTAACTGGTTCTGATGAGGATAAAGTAAATTTTCCAACGAAAGAAGCTGTGGTTCAAGTAATGAAAAAAGTCGAAAACAAGACTTTAGAACCTTACACGAAAAAAGAGAATAACGAACCTTTAATTGCAAAAGAATTAAAACCAGCCTCAATTAAAAAAACATTTGAAGTGCCGGGAATTACAGCGGCAAAAGGGTACACTTTAGAAAATGGCGCTAACGTAATTGTGCTTCCAACAACTTATTCACAAGATCAAGTGGTGCTTACAGCATTTTCTAAAGGCGGTAAATCTTTAATTAAAACAGAAGATTTAGCTTCTGCCGAGATCGCCACAACGATCGCAAGATCATCTGGTTTAGGCAATTTTGATAATATTGCTTTAAAAGAA
This portion of the Flavobacterium panacagri genome encodes:
- a CDS encoding RagB/SusD family nutrient uptake outer membrane protein, whose protein sequence is MKNNSIKYSYIFSFFLLMGLTSCDEMLDVDLPSNELSSATIYASDPTAEAAVNGIYNSINVSTYYSSLHYVLGQTSDELIPKTQLVNVYTSNEMIDTDGTTSSMWTEFYKTVYNANNVIEGISASKTLSAAKSKNWIGEAKFLRAYCYFYMTNIWGEVPLVLTTNVDKSALAPKNTQAEIYNQIVLDLTDAVADLPVNYTSYNSLRIRATKWAAEALLARVNLYLGKWSEASTYASDVISQTGTYKMVTGLTATNSPFIADNTEAIWQIPYFNTTYTYEGAALFSTAGTYMLRKGNTMFETDDARKTNWTISVIASDGTTFLAPRKYKNAYVASPVERSTALRLAELYLIRAEARVKLNQITGAQEDINVIRNRALLPSTTLTDPTQLSALIAAERERELFAEFGHRWFDLKRTGTIDQVLGATAGKIWSSTDSLFPIPESAIRSNPFLTQNSGY
- a CDS encoding ABC transporter ATP-binding protein, which codes for METTTIVRVEDLSHQYSKDWAIQNINFEIKTNRILGLLGSNGAGKSTTMNILCGVLNQTSGNIFIDGINLKENPVEAKKLIGFLPQTPPLHLDLTVDEYLIHCAELRHVKKEDLKSALEKAKEQCGISHFSNRLIRNLSGGYRQRVGIAQAIIHEPKLVVLDEPTNGLDPNQILEVRKLIKKISKDKAVIFSSHILSEVQATCQDIRMIENGHMVFSDTLDAFNNYIEADKLTASFENPPKIESLTAISEVTNAVYLTPKKVQITFEGTQEVAEKIVSLSVHNDWKLREIQFEKVSLDEIFAQLSKKAPSKNATLS
- a CDS encoding Gldg family protein — its product is MKTIYRIAKTELNTMFYSPVAWVVLVIFSIQSSWKFFNTIERFEKAQKIGQSMDNLSQIVFSGFSGLYTEMQNYLYLYVPLLTMGLVSREINSGSIKLLLSSPIKIKEIVLGKYLAIAAYCLLFIAILGLQVAIAYFSIENLDLKFAISGLIGLYLLVCTYAAIGLFMSCLTSYQVVAAISTLVVLAGLNFIGKLWQDVEIVKDITYFLSIAGRANEMLEGLIISKDVFYFVLVSSLFIVLSIYKLQTGRDAQTISKRLLKYTLLITIVLSLGYITSRAPLTLYTDMTRNKDNTLTKSSLDVIDKIEGPVKITTYVNLLDINYYMAMPYSQNSDIASFAKYTRFLPQIEMEYVYYYDTSTNEALYAQNPGLNDKQLAEKMVESQSMKLKKLYSPTEIKKIIDLGPEQNRVVRTVEYNGKKTFLRMFDDLFKVPFEKEISASLKRLVSNPVKIVFATGNMERSIEKNGDKNYKTGFNEITFRNSLINQGFDVVSVDINAQNIPSETTILIIADPKTQLSQGAVDRITKYIDEGKNLMLLAEPETNSALAAITDKLGIAFTKKTLVQESETNSPDFLVTELQKNVDSTVIKLSKINNPIPFLGSSGITTTKDAGFKVTPLLKTNKQPAWESQAGITSISEDLKKQPSSKEIPLVTALTRNINGKTQKIIVAGDADFMGNAELSRGGSGTFQFVTDIFSWFSNYQFPIDTTRPQKTDKKITITSNQVFIDKILFIGIFPLLIILGGAFILIRRNRR